Genomic segment of Drosophila simulans strain w501 chromosome 2R, Prin_Dsim_3.1, whole genome shotgun sequence:
TTTCTGTCTGGATTCCATCCTGTGGCCATTTCCTCACCGCCCTTAAGCAAGGTGTTTGAGTGTGAAATCGGAATTTTGTTCAGAAATATGTAGCCTTCCGaaaaataacataatttaAGTCATGTTTTTGTTGATAATTTGGCTAGAAGCAACAGAGaatacaaaacaatttaatattatctatTTAGAAAATATCTAATAAACTTTATGTGTCGAACCCTTTTAGGGAACAAAAAATGGTTACCAAGTCCCATGACGACCAGCAGGTCAATATTCAATCTCTGCTGCCCGGCAGAACCTATCAGTTCCGAGTGGAGGCCAATACAAATTTCGGCAGCGGTGCATCTTCTGCTCCCCTAGAAGTTAGTACCCAACCGGAGGTGAACATTGCAGGTCCGCCGCGCAACTTTGAAGGCTATGCACGCAGTCACAAAGAGATTTACGTCAAATGGGAAGAGCCCACGGTGACCAATGGAGAGATACTCAAGTATCGAGTGTACTATTCCGAGGTGAGATACAAAAGACAACAAATACTATAAACATGAAGCTCACATTCCGATCTATTCTATCTTACAGAACGACAGCGGTGCCGATTTATATCACGATAGTACTGCTTTAGAAGCAGTTCTTACCGAGTTGCGTCCCCACACGGATTACGTGATTTCAGTAGTGCCTTTTAATCGAAACGGAATGGGGGACTCCTCAGCGGAGATACGTGTTAAGACGTTTTCCTCCACGCCGTCGGAACCCCCTAATAATGTTACTCTTGAGGTGACCAGCTCCAGCGTAAGTAGATTACCAAATATACAGGCCCGACCCATTTAACGtatctaatttattttcaatccAGTCCATTACCGTCCACTGGGAGCCGCCTGCAGAGGAAGATCGCAATGGCCAAATTACAGGCTACAAGATTCGCTATCGCAAGTTCAAGGATGCACCGCAGGTGAAGAGTACTCCTGCCAATATTCGTTACTTTGAGTTGAGCAACTTGGACCGCAATGCCGAGTACCAGGTGAAGATCGCTGCAATGACAGTGAACGGTTCCGGACCCTTCACGGAATGGAATCGTGCTAACACTTTGGAGAACGATCTGGACGAGACTCAAGTTCCGGGCAAACCAATTTGGATTAGCATTCATCCTGGAGCCAACAACATTGCCCTGCATTGGGGTCCCCCACAGCATCCGGAAATCAAGATACGCAACTACGTGCTGGGCTGGGGCCGTGGCATTCCCGATGAGAACACCATCGAGCTAAAGGAGACTGAGCGCTATCATATACTCAAGAATCTAGAGTCCAATATGGATTATGTGGTGTCGCTAAGGGCTCGAAATGTTAAAGGTGACGGTCCGCCTATATATGACAACATTAAGACACGCGACGAGGAGCCCGTGGACGCACCTACTCCACTAGAGGTTCCGGTGGGTCTGCGAGCCATCACCATGTCCAGCTCCTCGATTGTGGTCTACTGGATTGACACGATGCTGAACAAAAATCAGCATGTAACAGATAATCGCCACTATACGGTTAGCTATGGCATCACGGGATCCAATCGCTATCGCTACCACAACACCACGGATCTCAACTGCATGATTAATGATCTGCGACCCAATACGCAGTATGAGTTTGCAGTTAAGGTGGTCAAAGGACGAAGGGAGTCCTCCTGGTCGATGTCTGTGTTGAATAGTACATATCAGAATGTTCCTGTTACCCCGCCTCGAGAGGTTACTGTGCGCTTGGATGAGCTTAATCCGCCCACTGTGATCGTCCAGTGGATACCTCCGAAACATACTCTTGGTCAGATTACCGGATACAATATTTACTACACCACCGACACCACGAAAAGAGATCGCGACTGGTCAGTTGAAGCATTTGCCGGCGAGGAAACTATGCTCATGCTACCGAATCTGAAACCTTACACCACGTACTACTTTAAAGTTCAGGCTAGAACTACCAAGGGGGCTAATAATGCTCCTTTCTCGGCTCTGGTATCGTACACCACAAGTGCAGCCGTTACCATGCAGGAGCCCGACACCATAGCCAAGGGAATCGACAACGAGAAGCTGCTGTACATAATTATAGCAGCTACAGCTGTAGTGTTGCTTGTGGTGCTCTTGGGCGTCCTATTGCTCTGCCGACGTAAGCCACAATCTTCGCCAGAACATACTAAGAAGAGGTGGGTCTCTCTAAACAATATCTTCAACAACCTTTTCTAAACTTTATGCACTTGCAGCTATCAAAAGAACAATGTTGGCGTGCCCAAGCCACCAGATCTATGGATACACCACGATCAAATGGAGCTCAAAAACATAGATAAGGGCTTGCACACAGTGACACCCGTCTGCAGCGATGGAGCCTCGAGCAGTGGTGCCCTCACCCTGCCACGATCAGTGGTGCACAGTGAATACGAGGTGGAGACGCCAGTGCCCGGTCATGTGACCAATTCTCTGGACAAGCGGTCCTATGTGCCAGGATATATGAGTGAGTGGCAGCAAGCTCTTTGTAAGATACCTGAATATTAAAGACACATTTCTTCAACAGCCACATCAATGAACGGAACGATGGAGCGACCTCAGTACCCGCGCACCCAGTACAGCCACCAAAATCGTTCCCACATGACCATGGAGGCTGGCCTCTCCCAGCAGAGTCTCACCCAACCGCAAAGCAACTCGATGGCTCAGACCCCAGAGCATCCTTATGGCGGCTACGATGCCAACTTCTGGTGAGTACAGTGTGCGGTGCTTTAGTAGGATATTTTAGCTTTCGGCTCTCACATTGGCAAGTGCACACAAATTTCGGAGATAGAAATTCCAAAAAATTCCCCTAGTTTTTAATTTACGCTGCGAAAATACCAAGATACGAGAATGTGCCCGAGGACTCGTTGGGGAAGGATCGATCCCAGTGTGGAGGTCAACTTGGTGCACGGACCGTCGAGCAAGGTTATCAAGCTTGACAACCAAACGCTGCCACGGCGTGTCGAGCAGCAGCTCCTTCTAATGGCCTCACCATCGCCGTTCCTCAATTTTATGAACAAATTTCGCTTGGACGAGATCCTGATTAACCATCAGTACAAGGGCGTCTACAGCATGCGCACCGCGGCCACCATTACCGAGCTGGCCATCTACACGTGGAACGTGATGTCCATCTCCGATCGACAGCCGTACATTCGGTTGGCCCGGTTGGCGCAGCAGATTCAGCAATCGCGGAAGCTGCGCTTTCTGGGCCACAGCAGTCGGTCGGTGAACAAAAGGAATCCACAATGACCCATTGTTGTTTAGGACAGTCTTGGTTTTTGTAGcattgaaaagttttgaataaatataaattctccaattaaattttatgcttTTCTCTTTATACGTTACAGCAACGCGGGAAATGCAGCTGCAGGCAATGGCTGTGTGTCCACCATTGAAAGTTCTAAGCGTGGCCATCCTCTAAAGAGCTTCAGTGTGCCGGGTCCACCACCCACTGGCGGAGCCACCCCAGTTACCAAGCATAGTGAGTATTTTGAACAGACCAATCAGACTAAAATCAGACTAACTAATCGCAAACTTTGCTCTACAGCTCCCGCCGTCACAATACGTCCACAAAATCAATCGCCCTACAAGAAACCATCTTTCtcggctgccacgcccaatcGCCTGCAGGGCGGTGGCTCGGTAGTGCACTCAACCGATGAGATTCAAAGACTTGCCCCCAGCACATCTACCGAGGAGCTAAACCAAGAAATGGCCAATCTGGAGGGGCTCATGAAGGATCTGAGCGCAATCACGGCCAACGAGTTCGAGTGTTAACACTGAAGCCGCCTTAATAATGTCCGGCTGGCTGAAAGTATTAGTCGTCAAACAGTGGATGTTACttgttttttagtttctgttttattttattgatttaactCGAATTTGTGAAATGCAGTGAACCGACTTGAATTGTGTTCCCCTCCAGCGAGGTCCGTTTAGCTTAAGTTAATCAAATGTGCGATATATTAATGACCGAAAAGAATTGTAAATACGAACGACGCCgccatatacatttttaagtcTAGATACACACATTcataactataaatataaattaggCATAGTTAATTAGCTGATAAGAAGAGTGTAAAAACGGGGACAGAAAACAGAGTAAGAAATTAGGCGAACAGCAGCGTCTATTGTGCAGGATCGGTTCTGTCTCTAAACTGTCACAcgacatttcatatttatcaATCTGCATCATCTTAATTTAATCCGCAACCGAGTGCGGATAGTCTAAgtctacatacatatgccaTTCTATATTCATATGCAAGCAGCATCCTAGCTAAGTTTCATACAAGTAAAGACCCTAAGAACGTACTTTTATGCTATTATAACACAAtcaaacaatcaaaatcattCTATCTAGACTTGTCCCCTAAAGTGTTCTTCTAATTTGTTTATCCATTCATACGCATGAGTTTGATACGTGCCATTCAATGATTTGCCGCCAATCCAACAAAACTACTTAAGCTATATAAAGTCAAGGTCTAGACTAAGCCAGCAAAGCATTTACGATTTAAACTAAACTATTATAAAATGGTGGCATTGCATTGTCTGTTTTACCACATAAGGagtaatttaacttttttaaaagattttgATGTGTTcaaagtttttattgccaagAAAGTTTACTGTTTTTATGCGTTGTTCACCAAAAACACTGTATTCAACATTGCTTTGCACAACAATCTCATTAAACTCAGCAAGACATTTCAAACAACGCAAATGCACACGAAAGGCATCTACGAATtgtgaaatttttattgtattgAACGTAAACTTTGtaatcaaaagaaaattgctaaatatataaagaatatgTGAAAAGAAGTCTCGTTTTGGTTGTTCACtaattttattcttttctcTCTATGAACACGGTCACCTGTACCCTCCAAATTTTGTAAGTGGCAAAACGAAGTTGTATTTTATAGATACCTTGCGGTAGAGGCAAAGTCTTAAGGAAATCATCTGAAAATTCCATGTTATCCATAATAATGTCGTGCTATATGGTTGTACAAAATAAGTGATCTTTACTGCGATATGTGTATTTTCAACTTACGTTATATGGACACGAGTGATTTAAATTCGAGCCCGTCTTAATGGCATTCATAACGAGTCCTTGAAACGATATGGCATTCGGGTTACCCAAAAGCTGGCAGAGATCGGTGCTGATATTGTACAGAAACGGACGAAATCCATTGTAGCGGCGGTACATGGACCAATTAATCTGGGAAAATTTTTATGTACATTTCaaaggaaagtgaaaatagGATATAGTTTGATACAATATTAACTCACCCAACAGTTGTCTATGGGCGTTTGAAACAGCTTCAAATACATGTCGGCTCCCACACGACCTCTTCCAAGTAAATTGAGTTTACATTTCTCAAAAGCTGCATACGACTCATTGTAGGATTCGCACTGCATGTTGATAAATCGGGACTTTGACCGGCATTCGCTTCTTAAACTTAAGCTGCACAAAATAGCAGCGGTTACTAGAATCAATCTGCTAGATACAAGTTCCGCCATTATTGCAAAAAGACTATGTGTTGCGAAAACACCTATTTTTTGGTACCAATCAAATGTTTATCAATAATGGCCAATCATTAGCTATAGCTCATTGATTTCGTATTTTGCTTTTAAATAATGTTATAATAATCAGAGTGAAATGATTAATAATGAGCATTGGTTGATTTAACACTCCAAAAAAATGTACTTTCaacgtatatatattattttgatttcaagCGTTTCATGTTGAGattgctgcatacttttgggcttaTCTTAAATGTTGCATCTGGCTTTTCTATTCCAAGTCTAATCTGATCATTTGAGCAAAGTAAGTTTAGGGTTCAGAAAATATGGGCGCAGAAAATTTAGCTAGCTATAGCTGTTTTCCAGCTTAACTATTAAGTTTTCCAAAAGTCCTATCGAAGTGGAAATATTCTTTCACAATTTGTGTTTTCGAAGATAAGtagtaatttttcaattacatttttctaGGCGTTatgaatcatatgaatagttattttgcaattatttgcaATAGAAACATTTCAGATAAACGGATTTGAGGGCATTTCCTAAAAGGAAATGTTTTCCAAAGCAGGTATTCCTTAACATTTCCATCGGAAGGCTTCTGTAGGAGTTTTTCCGGAATATTTCCGAGTATAACTATACGTATTGCTTGTCCCGGCTTAGCGATCTTATGCAAACACACTtaacaacataaaattaatttttcttttaaattaacCATCAGTATATGGTTCGCATTAATTGACTACAGCTAAAAATTCGTTGCACAGCGAAGGCTTGCTTCGTTGGCGGCTGAACAACGACTGATTTGAATTTCGTTCGCACGTGCCCAGCCGCACACGCCTGCCAAATCCATTGTATGTACTGAGCGACGGGAGGGAAACTCCTTAACCCGCGGGTCAGGAAATTGGACACCTCTGGAGTACAATAATGCGAACAAACTTTTTTCAATAAGTGGAATGCCGTTCACAGCGATTTTTATGtcataaacaaatacatatatagcaTGCAATAATTTTGTCACTGTGAATACTTGTTCTTTCACTagcaagaaaacaaataacttGGAACAATAGGATATGCTAATTGAGCTTAGAATGTTCAGAACATCATCTACAGAATATATTCGAAACAATTGTTTACATTTCGACAGTTTTTAAAGCAAAACGCCGAATTGTAAAGAGCACTTTCTCTTTTAAAAACAGCCAAGAGAGTCAGCTGAAGACCTTCCAAACGTAGCTAGCTTGGATCGGCGGAGCTTGAGTCGCCAGTAGTTTACGCCAGGCAGCCGTTGAGTGTGGAACTTGATTGCGGTTCCCGCTAAAAGCCAGTTTCGTTTCCCCGCCGAGATCAGTGTGTCAACGTCAACAGAAGACAATTGGAAATCGAGGCTTACGACCAGTGAAATctgatttgaatttaaatcgGTTTGGACGAGTAATGAACAATCTGTCGCTGAAAGTTTGGAGTTCCACAGTCTCCTGTGGCCCGAGTCTTCGACAATGTGTGCCGAGGATCGGTGGAGCAGGTTCCAGGCGAGCGCAGTGTCGCGAAAGCTCCACGGGCGTGGCCACTTGTCCACATCTGGCGGATTCGGAGGAGGCCAGTGCACCGCGAATACACTCCACTTCCGAGTGGCAAAACGCTCTGCCCTACAATCAGATTCCCGGACCTAAGCCCATCCCCATTCTGGGCAATACATGGAGGtaaccgaaaaccaaaccaaaaccgatcatcaaaaaaacgaaagacttaaaACACGAACTCGCTCGCTTTCTCCAAGctaactgcaattgcaataaaaCCAAACACTCTCCGTTTCACTTGACCCAATTAACTTGGCCAGCTTGTTCAACACTTATTGAATTAgccatgatgatgatgttcgTTTATTTACTTGGATTTTGTGCAAAAAACACGCAACCAACCTCGTCTAGTTTTTAGCCCACCTCGTAAAAATGATGTATgctaactaaatatttatgtgggATTTTGGTTTTCCTAACGATTCTTGTTAAATGTGCGTGTGGAATTCCATCAATTTACACCTGTCCAATCCCAAACCTTAAGTTACAATCCGTTTGATGGCACGTCATCCAGTTAATTAGCGTTCAATTAGCGCTAAATTCAAGGTCGCCCTAATAACGTGTGAAATTTTGCTGCATGCTGACGAATTTTGCTCACTAATCATATTTTTGCGCCATTGGAAAAAGTCAATGCATCTTTCATTGTCGTAGAGAGTTTGTTTAACCTTGACTATTCCATAGACTGATGCCAATAATTGGTCAATACACCATCTCCGATGTGGCCAAAATATCATCGCTGCTGCACGATCGTTATGGCAGAATTGTGCGTTTTGGAGGTCTTATAGGACGGCCCGATCTTTTGTTCATCTACGATGCCGATGAAATTGAAAAGGTAAGCTTTAAGACACGCCAGCTTGGCTTGGGACTTTCCGCATGACCAACGAACCACGAAGGCACCAAGCCATTACACAAATTTATGGCACCGTACAAATTGCCCGCAGTTCTCGGATATTAAGCTATAGCAATTTCATGAATTTCCAGTGCTATCGAAGCGAGGGACCCACCCCGTTCCGTCCCTCGATGCCCAGTTTGGTCAAGTACAAGAGTGTGGTGCGCAAGGATTTCTTTGGGGATCTGGGCGGCGTGGTCGGAGTGTAGGTGGAATCGCCTAATTTGTAGAGCTTCTAATTTATTCTGCCTTAATTCAGGCACGGAGAGCCTTGGCGGGAGTTCCGTTCGCGTGTCCAGAAGCCGGTGCTGCAGTTGTCCACCATTCGCCGGTACCTACAGCCGCTGGAGGTCATCACCGAGGACTTCCTGGTGCGCTGCGAAAACCTGTTGGATGAAAACCAAGAGCTCCCCGAGGATTTCGACAATGAGATTCACAAATGGTCCCTGGAATGTAAGTATTCCTTgtgaatattattaaaatacaagATAACTCACAATGTTGAATCATCAGGCATTGGACGCGTGGCTCTGGACACTCGTTTGGGCTGCCTTGAATCGAATCTGAAACCGGATTCGGAGCCCCAGCAAATCATTGACGCCGCCAAGTATGCCCTTCGCAACGTGGCCACTTTGGAACTGAAAGCTCCTTATTGGAGATACTTTCCCACGCCTCTGTGGACGCGCTATGTGAAGAACATGAACTTTTTTGTGGGGTAAATACATTATAAAAGCATTTGttccataaaaaataatttctatGGTCTCGCAGTGTCTGCATGAAGTACATTCAGAGTGCCACCGAAAGACTAAAGACCCAAGATCCCAGTCTACGTGCCGGCGAGCCCTCGCTGGTGGAGAAGGTCATCCTTTCGCAGAAGGACGAAAAAATAGCCACCATTATGGCGCTCGATTTGATTCTCGTCGGAATAGATACGGTATGATACGATAAATTGAAAAGAACTTAAAAATTCTAATTAATATGTATGTTACAGATATCCATGGCTGTTTGTTCCATGTTGTACCAACTGGCTACACGACCAGTGGAGCAGCAAAAGGTTCACGAGGAATTAAAGCGGCTGCTTCCGGATCCAAACACACCACTCACAATTCCGCTGCTTGATCAGATGCACCACCTGAAGGGCTTCATCAAGGAGGTGTTCCGCATGTACAGCACGGTGATTGGAAACGGACGAACTCTCATGGAGGACAGTGTCATCTGTGGCTACCAGGTGCCCAAGGGAGTGCAGGCGGTCTTTCCGACTATTGTCACGGGTAATATGGAGGAGTATGTCACGGATGCAGCCACTTTCAGGCCCGAAAGATGGTTGAAAGCACAGCATGGTGGTACTCCGGGCAAACTTCACCCGTTCGCCTCGCTGCCTTACGGCTATGGAGCCCGGATGTGTCTGGGTCGTCGATTCGCTGATCTGGAGATGCAAATACTGCTGGCCAAGCTACTACGAAACTACAAACTGGAGTACAACCACAAGCCACTGGATTACGCAGTCACTTTCATGTACGCGCCGGATGGACCGCTGCGCTTTAAGATGACACGAGTTTAGTTTGTAGACTTTAGTATTTCGATTTTATACACTCTGTTGTAAATAATAGGCACTTTACACACCCAAATGTTTAAGCATTTATACGTAAGATAACGAGTATAACAAACTACCAATcgctattttattttcttttccacaTACGATACCAGTTTTTAACTGTTTTCAAGCTTGTATGGGCATCAGCCTTTGTCTCGCCCTTAAGTTCGAATACTATATCTGATTTGTAGGAACCGCGGGCCTCTTCCAAAATGGTTCCGAAGATCTCGCACTCAATATTGGATGTCAGTTTCTTTTCGTTGTAGTTGCGCTCCTTCAGACGATCGTAGATCGTTGTATTGGGGCAGGTGACCACGAAGACGGCTTGAAACCAGCGCTCTGGGAAGAAATCACAGCCATGATACTCGACGACGTTGCCCCCCTTTGCCATCAGGGGCTCCAAGTGATCCATCAGCTGAAACAATACGATATATACATAAAGCTTACTAGTTTAATGAACAATATCTATACCTTTTCTTCATCCAGAATGGGACAATCGTACTCCTCGTCATATTCCTCTACAAAATTGTTCTCCTTGGCGATTTTTGAGCAGTCCAGCCACTCAAACTTTAGTTCGGAGGCTATACGCTCGCATAAATACGATTTCCCCGCTCCAGGAGTTCCTAAAAATACATTAGTTTTTATGTAAAACataagcatattaatttttgagGGGAGCAGTAATACCCACCGGTTATTAATATGTTGGGCTTGACATCTGGTTCTGGTTCCGACATAGCGTTTACTAATCAGTTGGGTATATATTGGACCagaaaaaataacttttatttcaaCACGTGAAGCAaagttgtttatatttaagaaCAAGAGCTGTCAACTTATTTTCTTTAGTGCCCCTGGTAAAGCTGCCAACATGTTTCAGAGCAAGAATAGTGCTGCCAGACTG
This window contains:
- the LOC6734182 gene encoding neogenin isoform X1, which encodes MAITTNRSSRTLWNWLLSSCLIFQLIGNSLASQALSFTLEPQDAVVPEGHSVLLQCAGTASTGRGGKSKASSPSSVSIRWRGPDGQDLVIVGDTFRTQLKNGSLYISSVEENRGLTGAYQCLLTAEGVGSILSRPALVAIVRQPDLNQDFLETYLLPGQTAYFRCMLGEANWQEGVKHSVQWLKDDLPLPVDKLRMVVLPNGALEIDEVGPSDRGSYQCNVTSGSSSRLTSKTNLNIKKPSDPGADNSVAPSFLVGPSPKTVREGDTVTLDCVANGVPKPQIKWLRNGMDLDFNDLDSRFSIVGTGSLQISSAEDIDSGNYQCRASNTVDSLDAQATVQVQEPPKFIKAPKDTTAHEKDEPELKCDIWGKPKPVIRWLKNGDLITPNDYMQLVDGHNLKILGLLNSDAGMFQCVGTNAAGSVHAAARLRVVPQGVKIKKRKSQGHSTKSLQTFDNLTKRRKPFNSGEQLRTKSGGSFPFPDEDDDLDDNDAGTTRLRIPSGKLPKFEQPLNDRRFNILNAGSALPLENQSKSYEDDDDDYDEDDPAKEALLEAYKQGEDAHKILDSWQQAKSKKSQQQKQSPASPDSPEQDPSVPHPGGKPLDSGLQARLPSQPRDLVAQIVKSRFVTLSWVEPLQNAGDVVYYTVYYKMNNSEREQKMVTKSHDDQQVNIQSLLPGRTYQFRVEANTNFGSGASSAPLEVSTQPEVNIAGPPRNFEGYARSHKEIYVKWEEPTVTNGEILKYRVYYSENDSGADLYHDSTALEAVLTELRPHTDYVISVVPFNRNGMGDSSAEIRVKTFSSTPSEPPNNVTLEVTSSSSITVHWEPPAEEDRNGQITGYKIRYRKFKDAPQVKSTPANIRYFELSNLDRNAEYQVKIAAMTVNGSGPFTEWNRANTLENDLDETQVPGKPIWISIHPGANNIALHWGPPQHPEIKIRNYVLGWGRGIPDENTIELKETERYHILKNLESNMDYVVSLRARNVKGDGPPIYDNIKTRDEEPVDAPTPLEVPVGLRAITMSSSSIVVYWIDTMLNKNQHVTDNRHYTVSYGITGSNRYRYHNTTDLNCMINDLRPNTQYEFAVKVVKGRRESSWSMSVLNSTYQNVPVTPPREVTVRLDELNPPTVIVQWIPPKHTLGQITGYNIYYTTDTTKRDRDWSVEAFAGEETMLMLPNLKPYTTYYFKVQARTTKGANNAPFSALVSYTTSAAVTMQEPDTIAKGIDNEKLLYIIIAATAVVLLVVLLGVLLLCRRKPQSSPEHTKKSYQKNNVGVPKPPDLWIHHDQMELKNIDKGLHTVTPVCSDGASSSGALTLPRSVVHSEYEVETPVPGHVTNSLDKRSYVPGYMTTSMNGTMERPQYPRTQYSHQNRSHMTMEAGLSQQSLTQPQSNSMAQTPEHPYGGYDANFCNAGNAAAGNGCVSTIESSKRGHPLKSFSVPGPPPTGGATPVTKHTPAVTIRPQNQSPYKKPSFSAATPNRLQGGGSVVHSTDEIQRLAPSTSTEELNQEMANLEGLMKDLSAITANEFEC
- the LOC6734182 gene encoding neogenin isoform X2; translation: MAITTNRSSRTLWNWLLSSCLIFQLIGNSLASQALSFTLEPQDAVVPEGHSVLLQCAGTASTGRGGKSKASSPSSVSIRWRGPDGQDLVIVGDTFRTQLKNGSLYISSVEENRGLTGAYQCLLTAEGVGSILSRPALVAIVRQPDLNQDFLETYLLPGQTAYFRCMLGEANWQEGVKHSVQWLKDDLPLPVDKLRMVVLPNGALEIDEVGPSDRGSYQCNVTSGSSSRLTSKTNLNIKKPSDPGADNSVAPSFLVGPSPKTVREGDTVTLDCVANGVPKPQIKWLRNGMDLDFNDLDSRFSIVGTGSLQISSAEDIDSGNYQCRASNTVDSLDAQATVQVQEPPKFIKAPKDTTAHEKDEPELKCDIWGKPKPVIRWLKNGDLITPNDYMQLVDGHNLKILGLLNSDAGMFQCVGTNAAGSVHAAARLRVVPQGGHSTKSLQTFDNLTKRRKPFNSGEQLRTKSGGSFPFPDEDDDLDDNDAGTTRLRIPSGKLPKFEQPLNDRRFNILNAGSALPLENQSKSYEDDDDDYDEDDPAKEALLEAYKQGEDAHKILDSWQQAKSKKSQQQKQSPASPDSPEQDPSVPHPGGKPLDSGLQARLPSQPRDLVAQIVKSRFVTLSWVEPLQNAGDVVYYTVYYKMNNSEREQKMVTKSHDDQQVNIQSLLPGRTYQFRVEANTNFGSGASSAPLEVSTQPEVNIAGPPRNFEGYARSHKEIYVKWEEPTVTNGEILKYRVYYSENDSGADLYHDSTALEAVLTELRPHTDYVISVVPFNRNGMGDSSAEIRVKTFSSTPSEPPNNVTLEVTSSSSITVHWEPPAEEDRNGQITGYKIRYRKFKDAPQVKSTPANIRYFELSNLDRNAEYQVKIAAMTVNGSGPFTEWNRANTLENDLDETQVPGKPIWISIHPGANNIALHWGPPQHPEIKIRNYVLGWGRGIPDENTIELKETERYHILKNLESNMDYVVSLRARNVKGDGPPIYDNIKTRDEEPVDAPTPLEVPVGLRAITMSSSSIVVYWIDTMLNKNQHVTDNRHYTVSYGITGSNRYRYHNTTDLNCMINDLRPNTQYEFAVKVVKGRRESSWSMSVLNSTYQNVPVTPPREVTVRLDELNPPTVIVQWIPPKHTLGQITGYNIYYTTDTTKRDRDWSVEAFAGEETMLMLPNLKPYTTYYFKVQARTTKGANNAPFSALVSYTTSAAVTMQEPDTIAKGIDNEKLLYIIIAATAVVLLVVLLGVLLLCRRKPQSSPEHTKKSYQKNNVGVPKPPDLWIHHDQMELKNIDKGLHTVTPVCSDGASSSGALTLPRSVVHSEYEVETPVPGHVTNSLDKRSYVPGYMTTSMNGTMERPQYPRTQYSHQNRSHMTMEAGLSQQSLTQPQSNSMAQTPEHPYGGYDANFCNAGNAAAGNGCVSTIESSKRGHPLKSFSVPGPPPTGGATPVTKHTPAVTIRPQNQSPYKKPSFSAATPNRLQGGGSVVHSTDEIQRLAPSTSTEELNQEMANLEGLMKDLSAITANEFEC
- the LOC6734182 gene encoding neogenin isoform X3, with protein sequence MAITTNRSSRTLWNWLLSSCLIFQLIGNSLASQALSFTLEPQDAVVPEGHSVLLQCAGTASTGRGGKSKASSPSSVSIRWRGPDGQDLVIVGDTFRTQLKNGSLYISSVEENRGLTGAYQCLLTAEGVGSILSRPALVAIVRQPDLNQDFLETYLLPGQTAYFRCMLGEANWQEGVKHSVQWLKDDLPLPVDKLRMVVLPNGALEIDEVGPSDRGSYQCNVTSGSSSRLTSKTNLNIKKPSDPGADNSVAPSFLVGPSPKTVREGDTVTLDCVANGVPKPQIKWLRNGMDLDFNDLDSRFSIVGTGSLQISSAEDIDSGNYQCRASNTVDSLDAQATVQVQEPPKFIKAPKDTTAHEKDEPELKCDIWGKPKPVIRWLKNGDLITPNDYMQLVDGHNLKILGLLNSDAGMFQCVGTNAAGSVHAAARLRVVPQGDSPEQDPSVPHPGGKPLDSGLQARLPSQPRDLVAQIVKSRFVTLSWVEPLQNAGDVVYYTVYYKMNNSEREQKMVTKSHDDQQVNIQSLLPGRTYQFRVEANTNFGSGASSAPLEVSTQPEVNIAGPPRNFEGYARSHKEIYVKWEEPTVTNGEILKYRVYYSENDSGADLYHDSTALEAVLTELRPHTDYVISVVPFNRNGMGDSSAEIRVKTFSSTPSEPPNNVTLEVTSSSSITVHWEPPAEEDRNGQITGYKIRYRKFKDAPQVKSTPANIRYFELSNLDRNAEYQVKIAAMTVNGSGPFTEWNRANTLENDLDETQVPGKPIWISIHPGANNIALHWGPPQHPEIKIRNYVLGWGRGIPDENTIELKETERYHILKNLESNMDYVVSLRARNVKGDGPPIYDNIKTRDEEPVDAPTPLEVPVGLRAITMSSSSIVVYWIDTMLNKNQHVTDNRHYTVSYGITGSNRYRYHNTTDLNCMINDLRPNTQYEFAVKVVKGRRESSWSMSVLNSTYQNVPVTPPREVTVRLDELNPPTVIVQWIPPKHTLGQITGYNIYYTTDTTKRDRDWSVEAFAGEETMLMLPNLKPYTTYYFKVQARTTKGANNAPFSALVSYTTSAAVTMQEPDTIAKGIDNEKLLYIIIAATAVVLLVVLLGVLLLCRRKPQSSPEHTKKSYQKNNVGVPKPPDLWIHHDQMELKNIDKGLHTVTPVCSDGASSSGALTLPRSVVHSEYEVETPVPGHVTNSLDKRSYVPGYMTTSMNGTMERPQYPRTQYSHQNRSHMTMEAGLSQQSLTQPQSNSMAQTPEHPYGGYDANFCNAGNAAAGNGCVSTIESSKRGHPLKSFSVPGPPPTGGATPVTKHTPAVTIRPQNQSPYKKPSFSAATPNRLQGGGSVVHSTDEIQRLAPSTSTEELNQEMANLEGLMKDLSAITANEFEC
- the LOC27209264 gene encoding uncharacterized protein LOC27209264, coding for MCPRTRWGRIDPSVEVNLVHGPSSKVIKLDNQTLPRRVEQQLLLMASPSPFLNFMNKFRLDEILINHQYKGVYSMRTAATITELAIYTWNVMSISDRQPYIRLARLAQQIQQSRKLRFLGHSSRSVNKRNPQ
- the LOC6734183 gene encoding uncharacterized protein LOC6734183 → MAELVSSRLILVTAAILCSLSLRSECRSKSRFINMQCESYNESYAAFEKCKLNLLGRGRVGADMYLKLFQTPIDNCWINWSMYRRYNGFRPFLYNISTDLCQLLGNPNAISFQGLVMNAIKTGSNLNHSCPYNHDIIMDNMEFSDDFLKTLPLPQGIYKIQLRFATYKIWRVQVTVFIERKE